From Brevibacterium ihuae, the proteins below share one genomic window:
- a CDS encoding YebC/PmpR family DNA-binding transcriptional regulator, with protein sequence MAGHSKWATTKHKKAAIDAKRGKLFAKLVKNIEVAARNGGPDPEGNPTLYDAIQKAKKSSVPGDNIDRAVKRGGGLDGGGVDYQTIMYEGYGAGGVALLIECLTDNRNRAASEVRVAVTRNGGSMADPGSVAYNFNRKGVVTVPAAGTDEDAILEATLDAGAEEVKDQGETFDIISEATDLVAVRTALQEAGIDYDSADAAFVPTVEVPLDADTARKVFSLIDVLDDLDDVQNVYTNADVSDEVLAALDAG encoded by the coding sequence CAGGACACTCCAAATGGGCCACGACGAAGCACAAGAAGGCGGCCATCGACGCCAAGCGCGGCAAGCTGTTCGCGAAGCTCGTCAAGAACATCGAGGTCGCGGCCCGCAACGGCGGACCCGACCCCGAGGGCAACCCGACGCTGTACGACGCGATCCAGAAGGCCAAGAAGTCCTCCGTCCCCGGTGACAACATCGATCGGGCGGTCAAGCGCGGCGGCGGCCTCGACGGCGGCGGTGTCGACTACCAGACGATCATGTACGAGGGCTACGGCGCCGGCGGCGTCGCCCTCCTCATCGAGTGCCTCACCGACAACCGCAACCGTGCGGCCTCCGAGGTGCGCGTCGCCGTCACCCGCAACGGCGGCTCGATGGCCGACCCGGGATCGGTGGCCTACAACTTCAACCGCAAGGGCGTCGTCACGGTGCCCGCCGCGGGGACGGACGAGGACGCGATCCTCGAAGCGACCCTCGACGCCGGTGCGGAGGAGGTCAAGGACCAGGGCGAGACGTTCGACATCATCAGCGAGGCGACCGACCTCGTCGCGGTGCGCACCGCGCTCCAGGAGGCCGGCATCGACTACGACAGCGCCGATGCCGCGTTCGTCCCCACCGTCGAGGTGCCCCTCGACGCGGATACCGCGCGCAAGGTGTTCTCGCTCATCGACGTCCTCGACGACCTCGATGACGTGCAGAACGTCTACACCAACGCCGATGTCTCCGACGAGGTCCTCGCAGCCCTCGACGCGGGCTGA